GGTTACGGCCAGCGCGGATAACTTCTCGATCGCCTGCAAGGTCGCCTGACTCTGGGGATCGTAAGTAGCCAAGGCGTTCGTCGCCAGGGCCAGGGTGTAGCTGTCCTCGATCTGATCGATGTTCTTCTCGATGTACGACAGTCCGCGTTTGGCTGCCGAGCCGCGGTCGCCCGAGTAGAGCAGCGCCCAGGTGACGTAGGCCGTGTTGCGCAACTTGTCCGTGGCGAAGCGCGCGGCCACGCGGTCCAGGAAACGCTCGTTGGGCTCCCAGGAGCCGTCCTGGAGCTGCTTGGAGGCCAGCCAGCGCTGTGTGCGGCCGATCAGCTGCGGGTCCACATCGTAGACCTGCGACATGTCGTGGAACTCCATCAGGCCGTAGGCCGTGAGGATCACGTGCGCCGGATCCTTGCCGAACCACTCAAATCCGCCGCCGGGCACCTCGTAGGTCAGCAGGCGCTGGTAGCCGCTGTTGATAAAGCCCTCGGCCTTGATCGAGATCTCGGGGTTAAGCTGGCCGATAGCCTCGAGGTACTGCAGGACCATCACGTTGGGGTAGGTCACGCTGCTGGTCTGTTCGAAACAACCGAAAGGCATCTGCAGAATCCCGTCCAGCCCCTCGACGATCTGGCTCATCACACCCGGGTGGAGCTTGATGTAGATCTTGGAGCCGCCGTCCACGGCCTGTTGCGGAATTTTCACCGTGGCGTTGACCGTGCCCTCGAGCCGACCGTTGAGCGCCTGCTCAAATCGTTTGCCGTCGGGCAGCACATCCACCGAACGCTGCACCGCGTCCGAGAGGCTGCTGCCGTATCCGCGAACCGTGAAGCTGTGCTTGCCGATGCCGGTGACGCGGATCGGGAAATAGGCCACTGCGACCTCGCCCGGCCCCAGCTCGACGCTTTGTTCGTCGTTGCCCTTGAGCAGTTCGAACCAATCGCCGCGCTCGGCCTGAAGCCGTACGCGCTGGGCAGTATCGAGGTAGTTGTAGACGACCACGGGCACGTGCACCACGTCGTTTTGGGTCAGGGCCACCGGGAAGTCGATGTCGATGAAGAACTCCTGGAATACCAGCAGCGGCACGCTGGCGCTGCCCAGCAGGCCGCGCGGATCGCTGGCCATTGCCGTGGCGCGCCAGGTGGTGATCGAATCGGCCAGGTCGAACTCGAGCGTGGCCCGTCCCTGCGCGTCGGTGATCAGCGCCGGCTCAGAGAGCAGCGTCTCGGGGAAATACTTGCGCACCCGCGGCTCTTCGCGCTCGACGGTCGCTGTTGTGCTGGCATCGTGGGCAGCGCTCGGCTCGTCGATCGCGGCTCCCTTGGGCGCCCCGCCCAATGCCCGCATACCCCCCGCACCGCCGATCTCGCGGTCGAAGAGCATGTTGTCGATCATCTGCCCTTCCTGGGCAAAGCCCCACATATAATCACCCGTCTCGAGGTCGTCGGCCGTGCCGAATGCCTCGTCCGGACCGGCGGAGATGATCTTGAACGATTCGAGAGTCTGCGAGCCGTAGAGCGGCTCCACCCGGTAGACGTTGCCCCAGCAATCGACGATCTGCGATTGGGAGAGCAGCCCCTGGGCAACCAAGCGCTGCAATCCCCCGTCGATCGACGGATAACGCTTATGGTCCTGGTAGAAGGCCTGGACCGCGTTGTAGATCTGCTCGTGGTCGCGGAACACGCGCTGTATCAGCGTTTGGTTGGCCGAGGTCCGCTGTTGGAAGGTATCGGCTTCGAGGCTGTAGCTCTGGACCTGTTCACTGGAGCTCAGCAGCACCTCGTAGGCTCGCCGACGATCAATCTGTTGCTGTCGGTCGAGGCCTTGTTGCGGTTCGACGATGCGCTCCAAGCGATACTCGTGGATCTCGTAGCGCGGTTTCATGATCTCGCGCTCGAGCATAAAGAACACGCGCTCCAGCCCCGGCCGCATCTGCTGCAGGGCGAATACGCTCTCGTCCACTATATTTACGCCCAGCGCCACCACGCCCGGCGCGCCCTTGGCCGTGCGCACCTGAAACAGCAGCCGCGCCGGCTCGCCCGGACGGTACGATTCACGCTCGGGCCTGATCCGGACCTCGAGCTCGTCGGCCGGATTGACGTAGGCCAGCCGCGTATCGCGTACGACCTGCCCCTGTGCCGTAATGATGTAAGCGGAGAATGTCAGCGCCCCGCTCAGATCATCGCCCAACGGCAGCTCGAGCCGCGCCCGCCCCTCATCGATCCGCGCGACCTTGGTCAGCACGGTCTGCTTGCCGCGCAGCACGTCGAAGTAGACCCAACCCGCTCCGCAGTGATCGGGATAGGCCGTGAGCTCGGCCACGTCCCCCACTTTGTAAAGCGAGCTTTGCGGCCGCAACAGCAGATGCTCCGATCCATCGTCGGGCTCGAAACTGAAATCGCGCTGTACGCTGCGACCCTGATCGTCCATCGCTTTGATGCGAAAACTCAGCGTTCCCTTGGCCGGTACGGTGTTCAACTCGGCCAATCCCATCCGGTCCGTGACCAGCGTGCGCTGCGGGTTGAACGGGTCGTCAAACCGCACTCGAGCAGGCCGTCCGTCCGGAGTGGACGCGATGATAAATATCTTGTTGCTCACACCGGGAACCGGATCGCCGCTCTCGGGGATCGCCGCCAGGATCAGCGCCTGGTCGGCCACCGGAAGCATCGTGCTCGTGCTCTGCTCGTGGTCGGTCTGGTCGATCACCGCGGCCTCGAGCACTACCGCGGCTTTGCCGTCGAGCAGCGGCTGGCCGACCAGCGAGTCGGGCACCTGCAGCTCGAACTCGAACGACCCGTTTCGATCAGTCGCGCCCTGGACAATTGCAAACGTCGAAAGGCCCACGTCCTGGGCCATGGCGGTCAGCGTCACCTTGCCCTCCGCCACCGGCTTGCCAAAGAAGTAATCGGCTTGCAGCGTGCCGCGCACGATCTCGCCGGGTAAATAGAACTCGCGCTCGGTGCTCAGCTCGACCTTGAACTTGGGCAGCACGTAGCGCTCGACACTGACAGTCCGCTCCACCGGCTTGCCATCGACGATTACCCGCACGCGGTAGGTGCCAAGGTTGAGCTCGGTTCCGAGCACGAAGCGGGCGTGCGCCAGTCCGAAGCGATCGAGATCGCCGCTGCGTTTGAAGACCTTGTTGCCCTTGGAATCCTCGACCTCGATCAGGTACTGCTTGCCGGCGAGGGGCAGATGGTTGGGCTCGGAGAGCGCCAGCGCGCGGATGTTGATCGTCTGGCCGGGCTGGTACAGCGGCTTATCCGTCACCACCAGCACCTTGGCCCGGCGCTCGATGTACACGCTACGCTCGATCTCGTCGGTACCGATTGCGGAATCCACCTTCACGCGCAGCTCGGCTCCGCCCTGAAGCTGGTCGGGGACTGCGAACCGCACGTCCGCGGTTCCGGCGTCGTCAGTGCGACCCTGGAAAAGCTCGATCTGTTGATCGTCAACAGCCAGTGCAAGCGTGATGCGCGCATCGGCCAGCGGCTGCCCGGAGTAGTGCTCGAATACCGCCAAACGCAACCCGGCCTGCGATCCGGCGATCCACTCGGTCTGTCCCCGCAAGGTTGTGCGCACCACGCCCATCGCCGCGGCCAGGCTGCGCCGTCCCTCGACGCGCGCGCCCGAGCCGGCAAAGACGTAGTGAATCACGAAGTTCTCCGGCGCGGACAGATCTATCCCGCCCTGGGAAATCGTCACCTCAACCCGTTCGTCGACAATGAAGGTCTTGCCGCCCCTGCCCGATGCGACCACCTGATCCTCCTGATCGAGGATCTCAAGCCATAGCTGGCCCTTCCAGGGCAGCAGGCGTTGTTCGTCCACCGTGAAGCCGATCTTCAGCTCGCCCTCTTCGGCCCTGGCCGCGCTGATCGATTTCTCATCGATGGCCACACTGGGAGTTGCAGCGTCGGCAGCACCGAGCTGGAACAGCGAAAGCGCTAAGAGAACGAACAATGCGATCCATAATCTAATACCGGGTCGATCTGCGTGATTCATCGATAGTCCTGTGCAACCCGCATTATGCATGGAGCCTTGACTACAGCGCGCACCCTGTTCGCCTTGTCACGAATCCACATCGACAATCCGGGTTGGGAAAGATTGATCTGCCGCATATATTCCCATGACCGCTTTGATCGCCCAAAGGTTCCATCGCCCGAATTATTCTCAAGTTTGTACCGCGTAGAAAAAAACAGGGCGGCCTGCCCCACGGCAGGTCGCCCCGTTGAACATCGGAGGTTTGATCAGTTCCCGGACTTCTTACGCGCGCGCTTCTTGATCTCTTTTTCCAACTTGTTGATCTCGTCCTTGATCCCGCGATAGCTGGGAATCTGCTCATGGATCATCTTGAACATTTCCAGGGCGCGGTTCAGCCCGCCGAGTTGACGGTAGGTCTGGCCGAGGTGATAGCGCAGTTCGACCATCTCGTCGGTGCCGCCGCTGCTCATCTGCAACGCCTCCTCGAAGTGAGCGACCGCGGGATCGAGCTGCTCGGCCTGCAACATGCAGTGTCCCATCTGGACCTTGGCTGCAAAGGCGAACCGCGGGTCGTTGGCGGCAACCTCGAACTCGGCAATCGCCTCGTCGACCATGTCCATCTCGCGGTAGGCAATGCCCAGGTTGAAATGCGTCTCCGAATCCTCGCTGGCCTGGCTGTGTTCGGCCACGTCGCGCTTGAACTCGTCGAAGATCTCGCTAAAGGTGCCGGGGCTGGCCATTGCCTTGAACTCTTCATACTCGGCCTGCACCACGTCGTCGTCTGGATCCTGTTCAAGTAGAGCCTCGAAGATCTTACCCGCACGCTCGAACTCACCCGCGCCCGCCGCCGCCTTGGCCTCCTCCAGCGTATAGCCCGGTTGCTCGACCTGCGGTTCCTCGACCGGCGCCGCCTCTTGGTCCGCAGCCTCGGGCTCGGGCTGATCCTGGTCGAATACGTCGATCTGTTCATCGGGCTGTAGCTGCTCCTCGTCGGCCAGTTCGAGCTCCTCGGGCTCGGCGATCTCGGGCTCTTCCTCAGGCTCTGGCTCGGCCGCAGGCTGCTGATCAACCTGGATGCCCGCCTCGGCCAGAGTCTGGGCCGCGGCCTCGGCCGCCCCGTCGGGAACCTCCTCTTCGTCTTCACCCCAATCCATTACCAGTTCTTCCTCGGCAAAGTCGGCCACATCGACCTCGTGGAAGATCTCGCTGCCGCCGGTGGCGGGCCGGGCCTCGGCCATCGCTGCGGCGGGCTTGGTCAGCAGGGCGTTGAGCCTTCCCTTGGCCTCCATATTTTCCGGATCGATCGCCAGGATCTTGGAGAGCTTGGACTTGGCTGTGCCGATGTCGCCCGCGGCCAGCAGGCTGTCGGCCTCCTTGAACAGCCCGTCGATGCGGGTTTCTTCCTCGCCGCTGGCCAGGAACAGTTCGGCCAGTTTCTGCTTGGCCTGCCCGTTGTCCGGATCGATCGAGAAGATCTCGCGCAAATAGCCCTCAGCGGTCTTGCGCCGACGCGCGTTGATCGCCCCCTGGACCATCTGGAACAGCTCGGCCACGGCCTCGTCTTGGCGTCCGGTGTCGAGGTAGGCCTGTTTGAGCCTGCGCCGCGCCTCCATGTTGTTCGCATCGATCCCAACGATCTGGGCCAGGTATTCGGTGGCTTGCTCGGCCTCGCCTACAGCCTCGGCCTCGTCCGCCAGTGCGAACAACTCGATCGAGGCTTTCATCGGCTCGTCGAGTCGCACGTAGAGGTCCTTGAGCCTCAGCCTGGACTCGGTACGCGTAGCGTCCAATATCAGGGCGTGGCGCAGCAGCTCCTCGGCGTCGCCCGCCTGGTCCAGTTCCAGATGCAGGTCCGCCGCGCTGTACAGCCGCTCGACCGCCTGCTCGATCTCGCCCTGCCCCTCGTGCAATCCGGCCAACATTGTCAGCGCGCGTACGTTCTTCGAATCGAGGTCCAACACCGAGAGGTACTGAGATCGAACCGCCTCGACGTCGCCGGCCTGACCCTCCAGCTCGGCCAGGGTGAACGCTTCGTGGATCGCCTCGTCGACCGCGTCGCGCTCAATCAACAGTTGCTTGAGGTTGGCGTGGGACTCGCGACTCTCCGGCGTAAGCAGAATCGCATCGCGCATCTGACGCTCGGCGGCCTTGGCGTCCTGCGCCTTGCGGGCCAGGTTGTAAAGAGCAAAACAGGCCTCGACCTGCCCGTCGACATCCTGGGCCTTCTCGGCCAAAGACTTGATCCGCTGGTATGCGCGTTCCGATTCGTTGTCGATCTCGAGTACGCGTTCCGCGTCAAGGCGCGCCAAACTCAGGTCTCCGGCGCGCTCGCTGATCGCACAGAGCTCGAACAGTGTCTCAATCGCGCTCTCGTTGCGTTCGGTGTCGCTGAAGATCTGCAGCAGCCGTTCGCGGCAATCGCGATCCTCGGCAGCCATCTGGGCCAGGTCGGTCAGCGCACGCTCCTCCTCATCGGCCTGCTGCGCCTCGTGCGCCGCGTCGGCCAACAAGCGCAGCTGCTCGGCCGCCTGATCGTCGCGCCCGGTATTGCGCAGGTGGTCGGCCAACATGCGTAGCGCCCGACGCTGATCCGGATCGTGCTCCAGAATCTGCTCGAAATGCGCCTGGTAATCCTCGGCCCTCTCCTGCCGCCTTGCTAGGTCGGCCAGGTCGAACAGTTGCTCGATCGCCTGCTCGGAACGTCCGGTTTCGAAATATAGTTGCTGTAGGCGCACTCGGGCGTCGACGTTGGACTTGTCCAGGGACAGCACGTCGCGCATCAAGGTCTCGATCCGCTCGTGCTCGCTGCTTTGCGCCGCGCGATCGGCCATCCGGAAGACGACCAGGACTGCGTCGCTCTCGCGCTGCTGCTCGAGCAGTATCTCGCGTTCGCGCTGCAGCGCCCTGTCGAAGCCCTCCTCGTAGGCCGCCGCCTGTTCCAATCGACCCAGGGCGGCTTCGGTCTCGCCCGCCTCGTAACGCGCCTGGGCAAAGGCAATGATCTGCGTCGCGGCCTTATCCGGGGCTCCGCTTTCGACGTAGAACTCGACCAACCGCGCCAGCGCCGGCTCGTGGTCGGACTTGATCTCGAGCATCCGTTTCAACGCCTGCTCGGCCTCATCCCGCTCCGATTTATCAAAGGCCAGGTCGGCCAGGCCCGCCAGCCGCTCCAGCGCTGCTTCGGTCTCACCCTCGACAATATCGAGCTCGGCCAACTTGCTGATCGTCGGCCGGCTCTCGGGATCGATCTCGAGCAGGTCGCCGCACAGTCGCCGTACCGTGGCGAACTCGTTGCGCTCCTCGAACTGGCGGACGAACGAGACAATCTCGTCCACTGCGCGCTCGGGAGACCCGGAGTCGACGAATAACTGCCTCAGCGCCAGGTGTGCGCGCATGTCCTGCGGATCGTCGGCCAGCACGTCGCGCATCGTCTGCTCGGCCCCGCTGACATCCCCCCTGTCCGCGAGAATGCCGAACAGGCTGAAGCGCTCGTCGAGCAGTTCCTCGGACAGCCCGAGCTTGAGGTAGTACTCGATCGCCTTACGCGCTACCTGCTCGAGTTGTATGTCCAGACCCTTGGTTTCGGCCAGCAGCTCGCCGGCACGATCGAAGTCCTCGCGCTCGAACGCCTGGTCGAACAGCTTGAACATCTCGGCCAGAGCCTTGTCGGACTCGCCGATCTCGAGGTGCAGATCCTTAAGCTTGAGCAGAGCCTGCTCGTTGTCCGGATCGATCTCGAGCACCGCATCGAGCTGTTCCTCGCAGGCCAGCTTGTTGTCGCGCTCAAGCTCGATCTGGGCCAGGCTGAACAGCAGCGGCAACAGGTCGCCGTAGCGTTCGGACCCGCGGTAGATCTCGATCAGCCGACGGTGCGCCCGTTCGTTCTGCGCGTCGTATTGCAGCACCTGCGTGAGGTTGGACTCGATCGCCTCGTCGTCCTCGAGTTTGTCCACCAATGAGAACAGCTCGGTCACGGCCAGATCGAGGCGTCCGCCGCCCAGATAGAGTTCCTTGAGCTGCTGATGAGCGTCGAGCTGCTGCGGGTCGATCTGGAGCACCTTGCGCAAATGCTGTTCGGAGTTTTCCAAATCGCCGGTTTGCAGCTCGCGCTCGATCAGCCAACTCAGATGTTCCAACGCCACCGAGGAGTCGCCCGAGCCCTCGCCGATCTGAGCCATCTTTTCGTGGGCCACCACGTTTTCCGGGTCGATGCCCAGGATTTCCTCGGCCGCAACCCAGGCCTCGGTCCAGGCCTCGGCCTGAATCTGCCGCTCCACCACGCCGGCGAGCAGGTCCACCGCATCGGCGTTGCGCTCGGACTCGAGGTAGAGCTTCTTCAGCCGATCGATCGCCTGCTCGTTGTCCGGCTCGAGCTCCAGCACGTCTCGCAGAGTAGCCTCGGCACGGTCCGCGTCGCCGGCCTCGATCAGCAGCTCGTAAAGCTTGAAGGCGACCGCCACGCCCTCGACGCGCTCCTCGCCGGCCAGCAGCAGGTCCATCAGTCCGCGGTGGGCGATAATGTTGTTCTCGTCCAGTCCGACGATCTCCTCGAAGGCCGCGCGCGCCGCAGTCGGATCGTCCTGCACGGAACGCTGTGCGCGCGCAGTGAGCTCCTCGATCACGCGCTCGGTGCGGCCCAGCTGCTTGGCGAGCTCCTTGTATTCGGAGAAAACCTGCTCGTCGTCCGGCGTAGCGTCGAACACGCGCTCGTAGGTCTTGTAGGCCTCCTCGGTTTCGCCGGCGGCGGACTGGAGCCGGGCGTAGCGCAGCCAATGCTCCAACGCCTGGTCCCCGCGCTCGAGCTCGTCGTAGATCTCGGCGAGCATCTTGTGCGATTCGGCCTGGCTCTCGTCGAGCTCCAACAGCTCTTTTAGGAACGCCTCAGCCTGGTCCAGGTAGCCGTCGCCGCGGCTCATCCGCGACAGTACCGATAGCTCCTCCACGGCCAGGTCGGTCTGCCCGCGCGAGATGTGAATATCCTTGAGCCCCTGGCGGGCCCGGATATTTTTCGAGTCGATATCGACGATCTGCCGCAGGTAGTCCTCCACGCGGTCGATCTCTCCAACGCGGCCGACGATGTTCGACAATTCAAACAGCCTCGCCTTGGCCTCGTCGAACAATCCCTCCTCGCGGTCGATCTTGACCAACGTCTCCAGCGTCTCGCGGCTCTGCGAATCGAGCTCGAGCGCCTCGCCCAGCAGCATCCGCCGCGTTTCGGCGTCGGGCTCGGAGCGCGAGAGCACCAAAAGCTGTTCAACCGCGTCGTCGTAGCGTTGGCTCGCCACGTAGAGGTCGCGCAACAGCATTCTGGCCCGCCGCTCGTCCTGCTTGAGGTCCAGGGCGCGCCTTGCTCGCTCCAGTCCCTCTTCCAGGCGTTCCGCGTCGAGGTCGGATTCCGCCAGCTCGATCAAGCCGCGGCTCGCGTCGGACCTCCGGCCCATTTCCAGCTGTAGTTCTATCAGCCGTTCGCGTGCCCGGACATCGTCCGGTCGCAGCTCCAGCGCACGTTCGAGGCTGTCAGCCGCGTTCTCGGGCCGACCCGCCTTGCGGTAGAGTTCCGCCAGAACCAGCCGCTCCGCGGCCTGCTCGTCTTCCCGTCCGGAACTTTCCAGCAAGGCCACCAGCCGCTCGTGATGCGCCGGATCCTCGGGCGCGATGCCGATCAGTTCCTTGAGCTCGTTCTCGGCCTGTTCGAGTTCGTTGCGCTCCAGATACATCTCGGCCAGGGCCTGCGCCTGCTCGGCGGCCGGCTGGACTCTGTTGGTCGCAATATAGATCTGCTTCAGCGCTTGGCGCGCCCGCTCGTTGGTCCCGTCGAGCTGGACTACCCGGTCGTAACACTGCTCGAGCTTAGCCTGGTCGTTTGCAGTCTCGACCGCGTCGGCCAGGTCGAACAGCCGCGAAATCGCCTGCTCGGTCTGTCCGGAGTTCAGCGCCAGCTCCACCAGCCGTTCGATGATCTCGCGATTGGACGAATCGAGGTTCAGCGCCTCGGCCAGCAGCTCCTCGCGCTGCTGGTCGTTCTCGGCCGAATCGGTCAGGGCGATCAGTTGCTCCACCGCATCGTCGGTTCGGTCGACCTTGATGTAGAGCTTGCGCAACAGCTCGCGGGCGCGGCGTCGTTCAGGCTCGATCTGCGCCGCGCGCTCGGCGCGCTGGATGCCGCGCTCGAAAT
This window of the Candidatus Alcyoniella australis genome carries:
- a CDS encoding alpha-2-macroglobulin family protein → MFVLLALSLFQLGAADAATPSVAIDEKSISAARAEEGELKIGFTVDEQRLLPWKGQLWLEILDQEDQVVASGRGGKTFIVDERVEVTISQGGIDLSAPENFVIHYVFAGSGARVEGRRSLAAAMGVVRTTLRGQTEWIAGSQAGLRLAVFEHYSGQPLADARITLALAVDDQQIELFQGRTDDAGTADVRFAVPDQLQGGAELRVKVDSAIGTDEIERSVYIERRAKVLVVTDKPLYQPGQTINIRALALSEPNHLPLAGKQYLIEVEDSKGNKVFKRSGDLDRFGLAHARFVLGTELNLGTYRVRVIVDGKPVERTVSVERYVLPKFKVELSTEREFYLPGEIVRGTLQADYFFGKPVAEGKVTLTAMAQDVGLSTFAIVQGATDRNGSFEFELQVPDSLVGQPLLDGKAAVVLEAAVIDQTDHEQSTSTMLPVADQALILAAIPESGDPVPGVSNKIFIIASTPDGRPARVRFDDPFNPQRTLVTDRMGLAELNTVPAKGTLSFRIKAMDDQGRSVQRDFSFEPDDGSEHLLLRPQSSLYKVGDVAELTAYPDHCGAGWVYFDVLRGKQTVLTKVARIDEGRARLELPLGDDLSGALTFSAYIITAQGQVVRDTRLAYVNPADELEVRIRPERESYRPGEPARLLFQVRTAKGAPGVVALGVNIVDESVFALQQMRPGLERVFFMLEREIMKPRYEIHEYRLERIVEPQQGLDRQQQIDRRRAYEVLLSSSEQVQSYSLEADTFQQRTSANQTLIQRVFRDHEQIYNAVQAFYQDHKRYPSIDGGLQRLVAQGLLSQSQIVDCWGNVYRVEPLYGSQTLESFKIISAGPDEAFGTADDLETGDYMWGFAQEGQMIDNMLFDREIGGAGGMRALGGAPKGAAIDEPSAAHDASTTATVEREEPRVRKYFPETLLSEPALITDAQGRATLEFDLADSITTWRATAMASDPRGLLGSASVPLLVFQEFFIDIDFPVALTQNDVVHVPVVVYNYLDTAQRVRLQAERGDWFELLKGNDEQSVELGPGEVAVAYFPIRVTGIGKHSFTVRGYGSSLSDAVQRSVDVLPDGKRFEQALNGRLEGTVNATVKIPQQAVDGGSKIYIKLHPGVMSQIVEGLDGILQMPFGCFEQTSSVTYPNVMVLQYLEAIGQLNPEISIKAEGFINSGYQRLLTYEVPGGGFEWFGKDPAHVILTAYGLMEFHDMSQVYDVDPQLIGRTQRWLASKQLQDGSWEPNERFLDRVAARFATDKLRNTAYVTWALLYSGDRGSAAKRGLSYIEKNIDQIEDSYTLALATNALATYDPQSQATLQAIEKLSALAVTDGDLAHWPQSGDTATFARGTSADIEATALAIQALLRAQTGHNLVSGAINYLIEKKDPNGTWYSTQATVWALKALLIASRGATSGTNAEILIKVNGEIVHTLAITPQDADVMRLIDLEQYTS
- a CDS encoding tetratricopeptide repeat protein, with protein sequence MAKGGDKSGRFKIRGKKGSSNPELEKLLEALKTNPGDYRTRLKLASFYLMREQKEKAVQQYILAGDALSNEGFSTKAVAAYRQAINIDPNLTNVYEKLAVLYHRLALMQEVVAMYQKVIAVHERNGQIKLALDTLQKMVDLDPKNTHGRLKLAERYYQEGYEDLAIGQFLKVYEIQRAKGEKQQAAELLKDLIERGIQHSELISGLADLCRDLEQPELFIGAYGNLAEEVRDSTEVLDKLAGFQTMSGDIEGAKHSLQKIAAFYRLAEVRERELDIYSRILEIDPDDEEALAAIDEENLGQSLVVEEQTIDDVESIEPLAQIDDVVSGVIVDEPVPAIDDLEVEVDIEPSEVEAIEPKPEPEPDEIDITIEEELEEPQIVEQEELPEQVAPLEPETLEQVEEFQVEVEPVEVEPVTVEEVDVAGEEHVDQDVAELESTGIFEEEVEAEPETPELPQPQDLSAMDAQQIAAFLDQSVKQYIEAGFESEAPEFLRGCIELSPSTLETYNQLKGFLAERGRTDEAIEVLRQAVDAARNDGRQQQLREYLEDLIALEPEDTTAQTELEDLIIASEPHNALPILMARAEIAVDQSDPEAAIGWLDKIFQIDAENLDAHALAKDVYLASGDDQQAVEKLNTLADLLIARGEQQQAEAQLHELIDLTPQDPAAHIRLAELYQSTGDIERQSIELLTIAELYVSDGEAQRALDVLQQVLQADPGHSLAAERMIEMLISLDRGQEACERLLELAGSDLQSGDFERGIQRAERAAQIEPERRRARELLRKLYIKVDRTDDAVEQLIALTDSAENDQQREELLAEALNLDSSNREIIERLVELALNSGQTEQAISRLFDLADAVETANDQAKLEQCYDRVVQLDGTNERARQALKQIYIATNRVQPAAEQAQALAEMYLERNELEQAENELKELIGIAPEDPAHHERLVALLESSGREDEQAAERLVLAELYRKAGRPENAADSLERALELRPDDVRARERLIELQLEMGRRSDASRGLIELAESDLDAERLEEGLERARRALDLKQDERRARMLLRDLYVASQRYDDAVEQLLVLSRSEPDAETRRMLLGEALELDSQSRETLETLVKIDREEGLFDEAKARLFELSNIVGRVGEIDRVEDYLRQIVDIDSKNIRARQGLKDIHISRGQTDLAVEELSVLSRMSRGDGYLDQAEAFLKELLELDESQAESHKMLAEIYDELERGDQALEHWLRYARLQSAAGETEEAYKTYERVFDATPDDEQVFSEYKELAKQLGRTERVIEELTARAQRSVQDDPTAARAAFEEIVGLDENNIIAHRGLMDLLLAGEERVEGVAVAFKLYELLIEAGDADRAEATLRDVLELEPDNEQAIDRLKKLYLESERNADAVDLLAGVVERQIQAEAWTEAWVAAEEILGIDPENVVAHEKMAQIGEGSGDSSVALEHLSWLIERELQTGDLENSEQHLRKVLQIDPQQLDAHQQLKELYLGGGRLDLAVTELFSLVDKLEDDEAIESNLTQVLQYDAQNERAHRRLIEIYRGSERYGDLLPLLFSLAQIELERDNKLACEEQLDAVLEIDPDNEQALLKLKDLHLEIGESDKALAEMFKLFDQAFEREDFDRAGELLAETKGLDIQLEQVARKAIEYYLKLGLSEELLDERFSLFGILADRGDVSGAEQTMRDVLADDPQDMRAHLALRQLFVDSGSPERAVDEIVSFVRQFEERNEFATVRRLCGDLLEIDPESRPTISKLAELDIVEGETEAALERLAGLADLAFDKSERDEAEQALKRMLEIKSDHEPALARLVEFYVESGAPDKAATQIIAFAQARYEAGETEAALGRLEQAAAYEEGFDRALQREREILLEQQRESDAVLVVFRMADRAAQSSEHERIETLMRDVLSLDKSNVDARVRLQQLYFETGRSEQAIEQLFDLADLARRQERAEDYQAHFEQILEHDPDQRRALRMLADHLRNTGRDDQAAEQLRLLADAAHEAQQADEEERALTDLAQMAAEDRDCRERLLQIFSDTERNESAIETLFELCAISERAGDLSLARLDAERVLEIDNESERAYQRIKSLAEKAQDVDGQVEACFALYNLARKAQDAKAAERQMRDAILLTPESRESHANLKQLLIERDAVDEAIHEAFTLAELEGQAGDVEAVRSQYLSVLDLDSKNVRALTMLAGLHEGQGEIEQAVERLYSAADLHLELDQAGDAEELLRHALILDATRTESRLRLKDLYVRLDEPMKASIELFALADEAEAVGEAEQATEYLAQIVGIDANNMEARRRLKQAYLDTGRQDEAVAELFQMVQGAINARRRKTAEGYLREIFSIDPDNGQAKQKLAELFLASGEEETRIDGLFKEADSLLAAGDIGTAKSKLSKILAIDPENMEAKGRLNALLTKPAAAMAEARPATGGSEIFHEVDVADFAEEELVMDWGEDEEEVPDGAAEAAAQTLAEAGIQVDQQPAAEPEPEEEPEIAEPEELELADEEQLQPDEQIDVFDQDQPEPEAADQEAAPVEEPQVEQPGYTLEEAKAAAGAGEFERAGKIFEALLEQDPDDDVVQAEYEEFKAMASPGTFSEIFDEFKRDVAEHSQASEDSETHFNLGIAYREMDMVDEAIAEFEVAANDPRFAFAAKVQMGHCMLQAEQLDPAVAHFEEALQMSSGGTDEMVELRYHLGQTYRQLGGLNRALEMFKMIHEQIPSYRGIKDEINKLEKEIKKRARKKSGN